The following coding sequences are from one Candidatus Ozemobacteraceae bacterium window:
- a CDS encoding rod shape-determining protein, with product MSLTRTITEWLLSRVQPDLIELGTRWFRLLRGTWEDGTWKIKTAAAVPAPRGIIFTSYLTTCLFSEASIVTAIKSLYDGIVPRETYATLILPDQAFHIGTLNLSTVIIKANPIAALEREVQNTAPMPLREYFLRFEVGMQHGNRSLIPFCALSKGVIAELEQLFQGIGIQLMSIQPSFIGTTALWKQIDQNPSPNPLALMHLGNEATTIGIAGSAGLKRIQLINVGVKDAVNALSKYSEMTPDDAEAAIMKELILLDDPTQEAQTEIPAYKALESTFSTWLHKLYGILQLHAAEVPADTTYRQIVLSGGGALWRNFDRLVADNLGLSVTRFESVLGSRLTSAFAGIDVRGGAQGFIPLLGHLMLQPWKLDRLDRMAAT from the coding sequence GTGTCACTGACCCGAACCATCACCGAGTGGCTCCTGTCCCGGGTTCAGCCAGACCTGATCGAGCTGGGCACCCGGTGGTTCAGGCTGCTGCGCGGCACCTGGGAGGACGGGACGTGGAAGATCAAGACGGCGGCCGCCGTTCCCGCGCCCCGGGGCATTATTTTCACGAGCTACCTGACGACATGTCTCTTCAGCGAGGCAAGTATCGTTACAGCTATAAAATCTCTGTATGACGGCATCGTTCCACGCGAAACATACGCGACCCTGATCCTGCCCGACCAGGCGTTCCACATCGGCACGCTCAACCTGTCGACCGTCATCATCAAGGCGAATCCGATCGCCGCCCTCGAGCGCGAAGTGCAAAACACGGCCCCCATGCCCCTCCGCGAGTATTTCCTGCGGTTCGAGGTCGGCATGCAACACGGCAACCGCAGCCTGATCCCCTTCTGCGCCCTGTCCAAGGGGGTGATCGCCGAGCTCGAGCAGCTGTTCCAGGGAATCGGAATCCAGCTCATGTCGATCCAGCCGTCGTTCATCGGCACCACGGCGCTCTGGAAACAGATCGACCAGAACCCCTCCCCCAACCCGCTCGCCCTGATGCATCTCGGCAACGAGGCAACGACGATCGGCATCGCCGGCAGCGCCGGATTGAAGCGCATCCAGCTGATCAATGTGGGCGTGAAGGACGCCGTGAACGCCCTGTCGAAATACAGCGAGATGACGCCCGACGACGCCGAGGCGGCGATCATGAAGGAGCTGATCCTGCTCGACGACCCGACGCAGGAGGCGCAGACCGAGATTCCCGCCTACAAGGCCCTCGAATCGACGTTCTCCACCTGGCTTCACAAGCTGTACGGCATCCTCCAGCTCCACGCGGCGGAGGTGCCCGCCGACACCACCTACCGGCAGATCGTCCTCTCGGGCGGCGGCGCTCTCTGGCGCAACTTCGACCGGCTCGTCGCCGACAACCTCGGCCTCTCGGTCACCCGTTTCGAATCCGTTCTCGGAAGCCGCCTGACGTCGGCGTTCGCCGGCATCGACGTGAGAGGCGGCGCCCAGGGCTTCATTCCGCTGCTCGGTCACCTGATGCTCCAGCCCTGGAAGCTCGACCGGCTCGATCGGATGGCAGCGACATGA
- a CDS encoding GspE/PulE family protein → MAKFITTTLFRRTLQAVLEERKSLPAEALAEFVKLAEKERLPLEKILSREKAIPDNDIYAALADAAGLPFDNLATWQPPDSVPASILPICQRENLLPLKLQEGILTVATANPAGTGAVEGLLSAMGMRPKFVVAPPGPIKKHIDSLLAIAENEDMASGLSDLAVSLDISSATAEEKPVAGRQQQAAPVEISGGSDAPAVIQLVNKTLILGVRQGASDIHVETLEKGTRVRFRLDGVLQTRLELTGQAANSFVSRIMVLAGLDITERILPQDGSFKVTYEGRTVEFRIASMPGLYGQNLTLRLLSGQEHQVITLEGMGLRPDETEVIKRAIKYPHGMMLVSGPTGSGKSTTLYAILETMANPALKMITIEDPVERRIEQVQQIQVRINRNDPERSLTFARGLRTVLRLDPDIIMVGEIRDLETAEIAVQASLTGHLVLSTIHANSSIETLRRLNNIGVDFFLLMASLNLVLAQRLVRRLCAACRVPREPTPEELKLFPAGSRPAQIYEAKGCKRCMGTGYQGRVGMFEFLPITDEIRDHVQEGKLSDGLPVIKQTILRTLRQSGMLLINDGVIDFNELERVVGPCH, encoded by the coding sequence ATGGCAAAATTCATCACGACGACCCTGTTCCGCCGGACGCTCCAGGCCGTCCTCGAAGAACGGAAAAGCCTTCCGGCCGAGGCGCTTGCCGAGTTCGTCAAGCTGGCCGAAAAAGAGCGGCTTCCTCTCGAAAAAATTCTGAGCCGCGAAAAAGCCATACCGGACAACGACATCTACGCGGCTCTCGCCGACGCGGCCGGGCTGCCTTTCGACAATCTGGCGACGTGGCAGCCGCCCGATTCGGTGCCTGCGTCGATTCTGCCGATCTGCCAACGCGAAAACCTTCTGCCGCTGAAGCTCCAGGAGGGCATTCTGACGGTCGCCACGGCCAACCCGGCCGGCACCGGCGCCGTCGAGGGGCTGCTGAGCGCCATGGGCATGCGGCCGAAGTTCGTCGTCGCGCCGCCCGGCCCCATCAAGAAACATATCGACAGCCTGCTGGCGATCGCCGAAAACGAGGACATGGCGAGCGGCCTGAGCGATCTGGCCGTTTCGCTCGATATTTCCTCCGCGACCGCGGAGGAAAAGCCGGTCGCGGGGAGGCAACAACAGGCCGCCCCGGTCGAGATCAGCGGCGGCTCAGACGCCCCCGCCGTCATTCAGCTCGTCAACAAGACCCTCATTCTCGGCGTGCGCCAGGGCGCCAGCGACATCCACGTCGAGACGCTCGAGAAGGGCACGCGCGTGCGGTTCCGCCTCGACGGCGTTCTCCAAACGCGCCTCGAGCTGACCGGCCAGGCGGCCAACTCGTTCGTCTCGCGCATCATGGTCCTCGCCGGCCTCGACATCACCGAGCGCATCCTGCCGCAGGACGGCAGCTTCAAGGTCACCTACGAGGGCCGCACGGTCGAGTTTCGTATCGCCTCGATGCCCGGCCTCTACGGCCAGAACCTCACCCTGCGCCTGCTCTCGGGCCAGGAGCACCAGGTCATCACCCTCGAGGGCATGGGCCTCAGGCCTGACGAGACCGAGGTCATCAAGCGCGCCATCAAGTATCCGCACGGCATGATGCTCGTCTCCGGCCCCACCGGAAGCGGTAAATCGACGACGCTCTACGCCATCCTCGAAACGATGGCCAACCCGGCCCTCAAGATGATCACCATCGAAGACCCGGTCGAACGCCGTATCGAGCAGGTCCAGCAGATCCAGGTCCGGATCAATCGGAACGACCCCGAGCGGTCGCTGACCTTCGCCCGCGGTCTGCGCACCGTCCTGCGCCTCGACCCGGACATCATCATGGTCGGCGAAATCCGCGACCTCGAAACCGCCGAAATCGCCGTCCAGGCCAGCCTCACCGGCCACCTCGTCCTGTCCACGATCCACGCGAACTCGTCGATCGAGACCCTGCGGCGCCTCAACAACATCGGCGTCGACTTTTTCCTGCTGATGGCCTCGCTCAACCTGGTCCTCGCCCAGCGCCTGGTGCGCCGCCTCTGCGCCGCCTGCCGCGTGCCCCGCGAGCCCACCCCGGAGGAGCTGAAGCTGTTCCCGGCCGGCAGCCGGCCCGCCCAGATCTACGAGGCGAAGGGCTGCAAGCGGTGCATGGGAACGGGCTACCAGGGCCGCGTCGGCATGTTCGAGTTCCTGCCGATCACCGACGAGATCCGCGACCACGTCCAGGAAGGCAAGCTCAGCGACGGCCTTCCCGTGATCAAGCAGACCATCCTCCGCACCCTTCGCCAGTCGGGCATGCTGCTCATCAACGACGGCGTCATCGACTTCAACGAACTGGAGCGCGTCGTCGGCCCGTGTCACTGA
- the pilM gene encoding pilus assembly protein PilM: protein MAENTFDPFAAIDIGAFSLKFVYIERDGSGSPELKAVAHLPIPPFTHLLTAEEKERMSRDDIEKDAQVKLQKFLTKHLTELLYDNQIQTKRGITLASGRAVTIRYFEIPPIPEKNAFASAVKAEAAKQMPFSMENAVLGFSNIGEIVKEEKALAQVMVAALQKDVAQLVSDNFKGGGLSNEGILTLPQALELSLGSQLRPPPGREAKVAVIHCGHKTTSVMIYKNGILNFYRDINMGGETITEAIFAGGEQDGAKIEFKSIDEATELKHKLGILPPDELQNLKGVEKFAAKQIFATVEKIFQHIQLSISFYISQLGESGIDRAILSGGSAAMKNFREFIEESLEIPVELANPFKELSTAGVAYSAARLQAEAPQFAAPVGVAMYDGSPSIINFTDILFPNRHVQTLDLSKVSSKFGTGIAKKFGLNLELDEKKIRLIAALGGILYLLLLLIPVVKIRQDVSDVKTEYQKLQNKLGELTSSQNEVTELLAEKERLTKEIGFPDEIQKLRFPNSQILLEIASITPKQIFIQELVISRQGNPPTFKITGQTDSSDRVFDYIRYFENARFLKSPAIDSTEEVPIDDKQYFIKFALSGKIVIPPPEAAEGN, encoded by the coding sequence ATGGCAGAAAACACCTTTGATCCGTTTGCAGCGATAGATATCGGGGCTTTCTCGCTCAAGTTCGTTTATATCGAGCGGGACGGCAGCGGTTCTCCGGAACTGAAAGCGGTGGCGCATCTGCCGATTCCGCCGTTCACGCATCTGTTGACGGCGGAAGAGAAAGAGCGGATGAGCCGGGACGATATCGAGAAGGACGCGCAGGTCAAGCTGCAGAAATTCCTGACGAAGCATCTCACGGAGCTGCTGTACGACAACCAGATCCAGACGAAGCGAGGGATCACGCTGGCATCGGGGCGTGCGGTCACGATCCGGTATTTCGAGATTCCGCCGATTCCCGAGAAGAACGCGTTTGCGAGTGCGGTGAAGGCCGAGGCGGCGAAGCAGATGCCGTTCTCGATGGAAAACGCCGTTCTCGGTTTTTCGAACATCGGCGAAATCGTCAAGGAGGAGAAGGCGCTCGCGCAGGTCATGGTCGCCGCGCTCCAGAAAGACGTCGCCCAGCTCGTCTCGGACAATTTCAAGGGCGGCGGCTTGAGCAACGAAGGCATCCTCACCCTGCCCCAGGCCCTCGAGCTCTCCCTCGGCTCCCAGCTCCGGCCGCCCCCGGGCAGGGAAGCGAAGGTCGCCGTCATCCACTGCGGGCACAAGACCACCTCCGTCATGATCTACAAGAACGGCATCCTGAACTTCTACCGCGACATCAACATGGGCGGCGAAACGATAACGGAAGCTATTTTCGCAGGCGGCGAGCAGGACGGGGCGAAGATCGAGTTCAAGAGCATCGACGAGGCGACCGAACTGAAGCACAAGCTCGGCATTCTGCCCCCCGACGAGCTTCAGAATCTCAAAGGGGTCGAGAAGTTCGCGGCAAAGCAGATCTTCGCGACCGTCGAAAAGATATTTCAGCATATACAACTTTCGATCAGCTTTTACATCTCTCAGCTCGGCGAGAGCGGCATCGACCGGGCGATCCTCTCCGGCGGCTCGGCGGCGATGAAAAATTTCAGGGAATTCATCGAGGAAAGCCTCGAAATTCCCGTCGAGCTGGCGAATCCGTTCAAGGAGCTTTCGACCGCCGGCGTCGCATATTCCGCGGCCAGGCTCCAGGCGGAAGCCCCCCAGTTCGCCGCGCCGGTCGGAGTTGCCATGTACGACGGCTCACCATCCATCATCAATTTCACCGACATCCTGTTTCCGAACCGGCATGTCCAGACGCTTGATCTTTCGAAGGTCAGCTCGAAATTCGGGACGGGTATCGCAAAAAAATTCGGGCTCAATCTCGAACTCGACGAAAAAAAAATCAGGCTGATCGCGGCTCTGGGCGGCATTCTGTATCTCCTGCTTCTTCTCATCCCGGTCGTAAAAATCCGGCAGGATGTCTCCGACGTGAAAACCGAGTATCAGAAACTTCAGAACAAGCTGGGCGAGCTCACCTCGTCGCAAAACGAGGTCACCGAACTGCTCGCCGAAAAGGAACGGCTGACGAAGGAGATCGGGTTTCCCGACGAGATCCAGAAGCTCCGGTTCCCGAACTCGCAGATCCTTCTGGAAATCGCGAGCATCACGCCGAAACAGATCTTCATCCAGGAACTGGTCATCTCCCGGCAAGGCAATCCTCCCACGTTCAAAATTACGGGCCAGACCGACTCGTCCGACCGCGTGTTCGATTACATTCGGTATTTCGAAAACGCGCGGTTCCTCAAGTCCCCCGCCATCGATTCGACGGAGGAAGTGCCGATCGACGACAAACAGTATTTCATCAAGTTCGCCCTCTCTGGAAAAATCGTCATTCCGCCCCCGGAAGCGGCTGAAGGGAATTGA
- a CDS encoding secretin N-terminal domain-containing protein, translated as MILLRCRKIAFAALVAALLLEGSFHPVAEAGSRRRAPRQNQAWQPLPQASTRTPAIKPPSANGSSNPMPSPFLPTVRQPSTAVPIRPPSRSLGWTDMGNGAKIYSQNYSDRIEPAALSLIPDAPVEPAFPLYQASAAPPASGGLPQAGTTSPAPSPVAPITGAPSQGLLQPATSGSTTTSGPGNVLELPDEMNMSIRSLDFRQTDVKDALRSLASLINLNLMLANDIAGEVTVLFSDVSIEEAFNTLIRSFNLAFSWDGTILRIFKSENAPLVTRIFNIRNTTASSVKERVDKVLLSEKGKSEVDLRTNALIITDTSTVLEKIHSLLPQLDVREAEVEVTARPITEVFYLDYVDASVLQQPIQTIAKEAVIQSFSSSQASQAGAAGGGTATGRQDMMIITDTPNNLERIREIIEKLDIAPLQVTIDAQIYEIDLNEEERLGINWQKQIPIAGTSESVFDMSISPEESTAGGTGVFRFGSLSVNQFRALLAMLKTHSFAKVLSNPVITTLNNRQANITVGQAIPYISASQVNAQTGQVTNTVSQANANISLQVTPSVTGNDEVFLDINPTISSVLGFTTLGGNSTPNLSNRTAQTQVIVRNNHTIVIGGMIKTDKSDSISKVPFLGDLPGVGKLFQKKTTKETRTELIIFITPHIVRPGPKSRSMDTAKAGLTPRVSVQP; from the coding sequence TTGATCCTGCTCAGATGCCGGAAAATCGCGTTTGCCGCGCTGGTCGCCGCCCTGTTGCTGGAAGGCTCGTTCCATCCGGTCGCCGAGGCGGGCTCCCGGCGCCGCGCCCCACGTCAGAACCAGGCGTGGCAGCCCCTGCCGCAGGCATCGACGCGCACGCCGGCGATCAAACCTCCTTCCGCGAACGGCAGCTCCAACCCGATGCCCTCGCCCTTCCTGCCGACGGTCAGGCAACCGTCGACGGCCGTTCCGATCCGGCCGCCATCACGCAGCCTCGGCTGGACCGACATGGGCAACGGCGCGAAGATCTATAGCCAAAACTATTCGGACCGCATCGAGCCCGCCGCACTCTCCCTGATTCCCGACGCTCCCGTCGAGCCGGCATTTCCGTTGTATCAGGCGTCCGCCGCCCCGCCCGCATCCGGCGGCCTGCCCCAGGCAGGCACGACATCTCCCGCCCCCTCCCCGGTCGCTCCCATCACGGGCGCACCGTCGCAGGGTCTTCTCCAGCCTGCCACGTCGGGCTCGACGACAACCTCCGGTCCAGGCAACGTCCTCGAACTGCCCGACGAGATGAACATGTCAATCAGGTCTCTCGACTTCCGGCAAACGGACGTGAAGGACGCCCTGCGCTCCCTCGCCTCGCTGATCAACCTGAATCTGATGCTGGCCAACGATATCGCCGGCGAGGTGACGGTGCTCTTCAGCGACGTCAGCATCGAAGAAGCGTTCAACACGCTCATCCGCAGCTTCAACCTCGCCTTTTCCTGGGACGGCACGATTCTTCGCATCTTCAAATCCGAGAATGCCCCGCTCGTCACCCGGATCTTCAACATCCGAAACACGACGGCCAGCTCCGTCAAGGAACGCGTCGACAAGGTGCTCCTCAGCGAAAAGGGAAAATCCGAGGTCGATCTCCGCACCAACGCCCTGATCATCACCGACACCTCGACGGTGCTGGAAAAGATCCATTCGCTCCTTCCCCAACTCGATGTCCGGGAAGCCGAGGTCGAGGTAACCGCTCGTCCGATCACCGAGGTGTTCTATCTCGATTACGTCGACGCTTCGGTTCTCCAGCAGCCGATCCAGACGATCGCGAAGGAAGCCGTGATCCAGTCCTTCAGTTCGAGCCAGGCTTCCCAGGCGGGCGCGGCCGGCGGCGGCACGGCCACCGGCCGGCAGGACATGATGATCATCACGGACACGCCCAACAACCTCGAGCGCATCCGCGAAATCATCGAAAAGCTCGACATCGCGCCGCTGCAGGTTACTATAGATGCGCAAATATATGAAATCGACCTGAACGAGGAAGAACGCCTCGGGATCAACTGGCAGAAACAGATTCCGATCGCGGGAACCAGCGAGTCGGTGTTCGACATGTCGATCTCCCCCGAAGAGTCGACGGCGGGCGGAACCGGCGTCTTCAGGTTCGGCAGCCTGTCGGTGAACCAGTTCCGCGCCCTGCTCGCGATGCTCAAGACCCATTCGTTCGCGAAAGTACTGAGCAACCCGGTCATCACGACGCTCAACAACCGCCAGGCCAACATCACGGTCGGTCAGGCGATTCCCTACATCTCGGCCTCACAGGTGAACGCCCAGACGGGCCAGGTGACGAACACCGTCTCCCAGGCGAACGCAAACATCTCGCTCCAGGTGACGCCGTCGGTCACGGGAAACGACGAGGTGTTCCTCGACATCAACCCGACGATCAGCAGCGTGCTCGGCTTCACGACGCTGGGCGGCAACTCGACCCCGAATTTGAGCAACCGCACGGCCCAGACCCAGGTCATCGTGCGGAACAACCACACGATCGTCATCGGCGGCATGATCAAGACGGACAAGAGCGACTCGATCTCGAAAGTGCCGTTCCTCGGTGATCTTCCCGGCGTCGGCAAGTTGTTCCAGAAAAAGACGACAAAGGAAACGCGGACCGAGCTGATCATCTTCATCACGCCGCACATCGTCAGGCCCGGTCCCAAATCCCGAAGCATGGATACGGCAAAAGCCGGTCTCACGCCCCGGGTGAGCGTCCAGCCCTGA
- a CDS encoding prepilin-type N-terminal cleavage/methylation domain-containing protein, producing MAWPKSRPVANRSGFTLMEIMVVIIVIAVLASVAGPMITSITDQGRASATKSKLSSLKSAILAYNGDVGRYPFWGDAAQVSCAVLYNSDANLFGDSIDNNILTCGSYGTGVINNIGGFVFNISKYSNQKWKGPYMDSEPLDFMYDSWGTRIRYFHYNKAIWLHAAGPDQTFDNYTSATLTNYTGDDIVLSVARTKF from the coding sequence ATGGCATGGCCCAAATCTAGACCAGTAGCCAATAGAAGCGGCTTTACACTCATGGAAATCATGGTCGTCATCATCGTCATTGCCGTTCTGGCATCTGTCGCCGGCCCGATGATTACCAGCATCACCGACCAGGGACGTGCCTCTGCGACAAAATCCAAACTCTCCAGCCTGAAGAGTGCAATCCTCGCCTATAACGGCGATGTAGGTCGGTATCCTTTCTGGGGCGATGCCGCACAGGTGTCTTGTGCGGTTCTTTACAATTCAGACGCCAATCTGTTCGGTGACAGCATCGATAATAACATCCTGACCTGTGGTTCCTACGGAACAGGCGTAATCAATAACATCGGAGGCTTTGTTTTCAATATCTCCAAGTATTCCAATCAAAAGTGGAAGGGGCCATACATGGACTCCGAGCCCCTTGATTTTATGTATGACTCCTGGGGAACACGGATCAGATATTTCCATTACAACAAGGCCATCTGGCTGCATGCGGCAGGCCCGGACCAGACCTTCGACAACTACACCTCTGCAACGTTGACCAATTATACCGGCGATGACATCGTTCTTTCGGTTGCCCGAACGAAATTCTAA
- a CDS encoding carboxypeptidase regulatory-like domain-containing protein: MAKVNRHVSRLRPLMFLGLFFVAAIAGFFGENRALESASSVTRIDVVREWARVLKILRPLLNQETFSSYRMPPFSDYPGEQDEMVVAVLGAGLMQGFADGRFQPERRMNRGEGVLAAGRLEEFIRASMRNMPKKRERRPAFADIVDGHWLFDALSRLGGIGALSSFGEDRFSPDQPLTGTELRSIGNSIIDYYGQDVAVIESLPEGLGVSLKPAIGELSMRDFRYCWAGGVWRMMPESGVIPWEERKSGGLLHIAAAEWSVTPTDVVPLKGHVWFAAVRRNTGEVIRERRGVGKDDAPSAPALHLNETDEHTRKRLEAHLNALYAKLHGGASASRDVPGNRPPAPLVPEAEAACAPEVLALNGMPAGVMQPVEQTSMPAPEPPIPVRQVPGPAAEPSVGDPRMSKDQAVVAERPAPTAEPDVIQVTGCLLDSLNRRPIGGATVLIGTKDFTTEKDGTFRFRIRKDALIEVTAYAEGYEALTLKYRAGFRKAPLVLQLRPVLISFVGRIVDAETGDPVSGARVKLGAQSVISSSTGEFRIPKVAATYHQIACSAPGYMDTFEIAYVDPDGKSYDIKMRPLVATAAMPDEPQNADVLYAEPPDAMVIPEE, encoded by the coding sequence ATGGCAAAGGTGAACAGGCATGTCAGCCGGCTTCGGCCCCTGATGTTCTTGGGGCTTTTCTTCGTCGCCGCCATCGCCGGCTTCTTCGGGGAAAACCGGGCGCTCGAGTCGGCCAGCAGCGTGACGCGGATCGACGTGGTGCGGGAGTGGGCGCGCGTTCTCAAAATCCTCCGCCCCCTCCTGAACCAGGAAACGTTCTCTTCGTATCGCATGCCCCCGTTCTCGGATTATCCCGGAGAACAGGATGAAATGGTCGTCGCCGTTCTCGGCGCCGGGCTGATGCAGGGGTTTGCCGACGGGCGCTTCCAGCCCGAACGCCGGATGAACCGCGGCGAGGGCGTGCTCGCCGCCGGCCGGCTCGAGGAGTTCATCCGGGCGAGCATGAGGAACATGCCGAAAAAGCGCGAGCGGCGTCCAGCGTTCGCCGACATCGTCGACGGCCACTGGCTGTTCGACGCGCTGAGCCGCCTCGGCGGCATCGGCGCTCTCTCGTCGTTCGGCGAAGACCGGTTCTCGCCCGACCAGCCGCTGACGGGAACGGAACTTCGTTCTATAGGTAATAGTATAATTGATTACTACGGCCAGGACGTCGCCGTCATCGAGTCGTTGCCCGAAGGGCTCGGGGTCTCCCTGAAACCCGCGATCGGCGAACTCTCGATGCGCGACTTCCGGTACTGCTGGGCCGGCGGCGTCTGGCGCATGATGCCGGAGTCCGGCGTCATTCCGTGGGAAGAACGCAAATCGGGCGGCCTCCTTCATATCGCCGCGGCCGAATGGTCGGTGACGCCGACCGACGTCGTTCCGCTGAAGGGGCATGTCTGGTTCGCGGCCGTCCGGCGCAATACCGGCGAAGTCATCCGTGAGCGGCGCGGTGTGGGAAAGGATGATGCACCGTCCGCTCCCGCCTTGCATCTGAACGAAACCGACGAGCATACCCGCAAGCGGCTCGAAGCGCATCTGAACGCGCTCTATGCGAAACTTCACGGAGGCGCCTCCGCATCGCGGGACGTTCCCGGAAACCGCCCCCCGGCCCCCCTCGTTCCCGAGGCCGAAGCTGCCTGCGCCCCTGAGGTGCTCGCCCTGAACGGGATGCCCGCAGGCGTGATGCAGCCCGTCGAACAGACATCGATGCCCGCACCGGAACCGCCGATTCCCGTCAGGCAGGTACCGGGCCCGGCGGCGGAACCTTCCGTCGGTGATCCCCGCATGTCGAAAGACCAGGCGGTGGTCGCTGAAAGGCCCGCTCCGACGGCAGAACCTGATGTCATCCAGGTGACCGGTTGTCTCCTCGACAGCCTGAACCGCCGGCCGATCGGGGGCGCGACCGTCCTGATCGGCACGAAGGATTTCACGACGGAGAAGGACGGCACCTTCCGGTTCCGAATCCGGAAAGACGCCCTGATCGAAGTAACGGCGTATGCCGAAGGATACGAGGCCCTGACGCTGAAATACCGGGCCGGGTTCCGGAAGGCGCCGCTCGTTCTCCAGCTCCGGCCCGTCCTCATCTCGTTCGTGGGCCGCATCGTGGATGCCGAAACCGGCGACCCCGTGTCCGGAGCAAGAGTGAAACTCGGCGCCCAGAGCGTCATCTCGAGCTCCACGGGCGAGTTCCGGATTCCGAAGGTCGCCGCGACCTACCACCAGATCGCCTGCTCGGCGCCGGGCTACATGGACACCTTTGAGATCGCCTACGTCGACCCCGACGGAAAGTCCTACGACATCAAGATGCGCCCACTCGTGGCGACCGCTGCCATGCCCGATGAGCCGCAGAACGCCGACGTCCTCTACGCCGAACCTCCCGACGCAATGGTGATCCCGGAAGAGTGA
- the pilO gene encoding type 4a pilus biogenesis protein PilO: MAEDIKLYEWCLRAKDDPKLAAQPIVILLAVIFLCWKFLYSPQKLLLEKERKKSKSIQDQIRELESAVANIEEIKIEVNDLKKDRLEAEELCYGKMRAPEFLQDLRRIAKQAGLELKSINPQPPVTRSFETITFEEYPVKISFNGDLKQLGIFLRILESHKKIISISLPPLVPDASGTFKFDISPTAVMLPEQQKAPAAAAPGEG, from the coding sequence ATGGCTGAAGACATCAAACTGTACGAGTGGTGCCTCAGGGCGAAAGACGATCCGAAGCTCGCAGCACAACCCATCGTCATCCTGCTCGCCGTGATATTTCTCTGCTGGAAGTTTCTGTATTCCCCACAGAAGCTCCTTCTCGAAAAAGAGCGGAAAAAGAGCAAGAGCATTCAGGACCAGATTCGCGAACTCGAATCGGCCGTCGCGAACATCGAGGAGATCAAGATCGAGGTAAACGATCTGAAGAAAGACCGCCTCGAAGCAGAAGAGTTGTGCTACGGCAAGATGAGGGCCCCCGAATTTCTCCAGGACCTGCGCAGGATCGCGAAACAGGCAGGCCTCGAGTTGAAGAGCATCAACCCCCAACCGCCGGTCACCAGAAGTTTCGAGACGATCACCTTCGAGGAGTATCCCGTGAAGATCTCCTTCAATGGTGATCTCAAACAGCTCGGCATTTTTCTCAGAATTCTCGAATCGCACAAGAAGATCATTTCCATCAGCCTTCCCCCGCTCGTTCCCGATGCAAGCGGAACATTCAAATTCGATATCAGCCCCACGGCCGTAATGCTTCCCGAACAACAGAAAGCGCCTGCTGCGGCAGCGCCCGGTGAAGGCTGA